Proteins from a single region of Chitinispirillales bacterium:
- a CDS encoding dynamin family protein: protein MKQTEVSFDEIIDNLVLNLETIKNEKLVSQQLQILSQIRSRLFSGEIHIAIIGQFNRGKSTFINKLIKKDLLPTSVLPLTAIPTEIRFGDETKAVISFADNSKKEAKEENVKEILSGFVTESANPENKLGVTRAEVFCNSEFLAGSTTIIDTPGFGSTHVHNTKATLAVLSQCDAVFFILSADLPITQMELNFIKQIIPQASRIFFVFNKIDLLSEADLAMTTDFVKKTLKSKLNIDVSGWFLCVSAKNETGMDVIKNEVIGFLKREKYFSLSEALERKLSISFKAIDEIVNSIKNRLNDELNSVENSFENLKKDFSENENFMKKISSVKKSWDSFSFFTPKIDKIKIITFELSDEKYSEISRRIINSLLLDNKRKTGDIFNGIQKDYTQKNAEILKKISAEKKNIREIEENQRELREKLNNIQKCINLYTQ, encoded by the coding sequence ATGAAACAAACGGAAGTATCTTTTGACGAAATCATAGACAATTTAGTTCTTAATCTTGAAACGATTAAGAACGAGAAGTTAGTTTCACAGCAGTTGCAAATTTTATCGCAAATACGCAGTCGGCTTTTTTCAGGAGAAATCCATATAGCGATTATAGGGCAGTTTAATCGCGGAAAATCGACTTTTATAAACAAGTTAATAAAAAAAGATTTGCTTCCTACTTCCGTATTGCCGCTTACGGCTATTCCTACGGAAATTCGTTTCGGCGACGAAACAAAAGCGGTGATTTCATTCGCGGATAATTCTAAAAAAGAAGCGAAAGAAGAAAACGTCAAAGAAATATTGAGCGGTTTTGTTACGGAAAGCGCCAATCCTGAAAATAAATTGGGCGTTACAAGAGCGGAAGTGTTTTGCAATAGCGAATTTCTTGCAGGCTCGACGACGATAATCGATACGCCGGGATTCGGTTCCACGCATGTTCATAATACTAAAGCCACTCTTGCCGTTTTGTCGCAGTGTGACGCCGTGTTTTTTATATTAAGCGCCGATTTGCCTATAACGCAGATGGAATTGAATTTTATTAAGCAGATAATTCCGCAGGCAAGCAGAATATTTTTTGTATTCAATAAAATTGATTTGCTTAGCGAAGCCGATTTGGCGATGACGACCGATTTTGTAAAAAAAACGCTTAAAAGTAAACTTAATATAGATGTAAGCGGATGGTTTCTTTGCGTATCGGCAAAAAACGAAACCGGTATGGATGTAATAAAAAACGAAGTTATCGGTTTTTTGAAAAGAGAAAAGTATTTTTCGCTTTCTGAAGCGCTCGAAAGAAAGCTTTCCATTTCGTTTAAAGCGATAGATGAAATCGTAAACTCTATTAAAAACCGTTTAAACGATGAATTAAATTCGGTAGAAAATTCTTTTGAAAATTTGAAAAAAGATTTCTCTGAAAACGAAAATTTTATGAAAAAAATATCGTCAGTAAAGAAAAGTTGGGATAGTTTTTCGTTTTTTACGCCGAAAATCGATAAGATAAAAATAATTACTTTCGAACTTTCGGATGAAAAATACTCTGAAATAAGCCGACGGATAATAAACTCGCTTTTGCTGGACAACAAGCGTAAAACCGGCGATATTTTCAACGGTATCCAAAAAGATTATACTCAAAAGAATGCGGAAATTCTAAAAAAAATATCCGCCGAGAAGAAAAATATTAGAGAAATAGAGGAAAACCAAAGGGAACTTCGCGAAAAACTCAATAACATTCAAAAATGTATTA
- a CDS encoding tetratricopeptide repeat protein, whose translation MKKFGLTLCLCVSVLVFCCAKKNGRDVKSSADELTAPFGTIAKKTYSIGDLIAFSSMQYHHPVREMRGRFPGSRNTTTLFIETQVLYQEAQEYKKQVMNGLEWKWKEIYIPGQIYQVGVIDKNMGAADEEIYAYYKKHKNELLMEFGLGQSDSMDFNRARISIIKKLFLTKYPPSSEFSAIYPGFSEEDLKTKWFEQMAGDRAAFFRDILYKKRFGADFPKYNTKSELVGAGKLISEPELNVVMSWIAKGQNVSEDLVVAKMVSWILFADEAKSSGYVKAEGYKKLKEQFEKYEIVRHYVNEVLGDKIKSDFTPNQDFIKFAIADKMKNPSFDISQEEIENYSDTIKTEMYEAKIIEYIHQKRAKANVVLMQKDYVDIFGKSPSQIKSEADSLAANQNTERAKKLYRDLTEWYLYSPEGKNAFLELAKLQTDAKSYTESINSYRKYLLYGGANSKWCEVFFMIGYVYAEQLEKYPFAAMNYRWILQNQPGCNLSSDAEFMYLHLGEPIVDVEELRQESIRQGRE comes from the coding sequence ATGAAGAAATTTGGATTGACGCTTTGTTTATGTGTTTCCGTTTTGGTTTTTTGCTGCGCCAAAAAAAACGGACGCGACGTAAAATCCTCCGCCGACGAACTTACCGCGCCGTTTGGAACGATAGCGAAAAAGACTTACAGCATAGGAGACCTTATCGCTTTCAGCAGTATGCAATATCATCATCCTGTGAGAGAAATGAGAGGAAGATTCCCCGGAAGTCGTAATACTACGACCCTTTTCATAGAAACTCAGGTTTTATATCAGGAAGCGCAAGAGTATAAAAAGCAAGTTATGAACGGTTTGGAATGGAAATGGAAAGAAATCTACATTCCCGGACAAATATATCAAGTAGGCGTTATAGATAAAAACATGGGAGCCGCCGACGAAGAAATTTACGCTTATTATAAAAAACATAAAAACGAATTATTAATGGAATTTGGTTTGGGGCAAAGCGATTCGATGGATTTTAATCGGGCGAGGATTTCGATAATAAAAAAATTGTTTTTGACTAAATATCCGCCTTCTTCTGAATTTTCGGCGATTTATCCGGGGTTTTCCGAAGAAGATCTTAAAACAAAATGGTTTGAGCAGATGGCCGGCGATAGAGCGGCGTTTTTCAGAGATATTCTTTACAAGAAGAGGTTTGGAGCGGATTTCCCAAAATATAATACAAAATCCGAACTTGTGGGCGCGGGAAAATTGATTTCAGAACCCGAACTGAATGTTGTTATGAGTTGGATAGCCAAAGGGCAAAACGTTTCCGAAGATTTGGTCGTCGCAAAAATGGTATCATGGATTTTGTTTGCGGACGAGGCGAAAAGTTCCGGTTATGTAAAGGCTGAAGGTTATAAAAAACTTAAAGAACAGTTTGAAAAATATGAAATCGTGCGTCATTATGTTAATGAAGTTTTAGGCGATAAAATAAAGAGCGATTTTACGCCTAATCAGGACTTTATAAAATTTGCGATTGCGGACAAAATGAAAAATCCGTCGTTTGACATTTCTCAGGAAGAGATTGAAAATTATTCCGATACGATAAAAACGGAGATGTATGAAGCGAAAATAATTGAATATATTCATCAAAAACGTGCAAAGGCGAACGTTGTCCTTATGCAGAAAGATTATGTTGACATATTCGGCAAATCGCCGTCTCAAATAAAATCGGAAGCGGACAGTTTAGCGGCGAACCAAAACACGGAAAGGGCGAAAAAACTTTATCGGGACCTGACGGAATGGTATTTGTATTCTCCTGAAGGGAAAAATGCGTTTTTGGAGTTGGCGAAGTTGCAGACAGACGCAAAATCATATACGGAATCAATAAATTCATATAGAAAATATTTACTTTACGGCGGAGCGAATTCCAAATGGTGCGAGGTGTTTTTTATGATAGGATATGTCTATGCGGAGCAGTTGGAAAAGTATCCGTTTGCGGCTATGAATTACAGATGGATTCTGCAAAATCAACCCGGCTGTAATTTGTCTTCTGACGCCGAATTTATGTATTTACATTTGGGAGAACCGATAGTAGATGTTGAAGAACTGAGGCAGGAGTCGATAAGACAAGGCAGAGAGTAA
- a CDS encoding STAS domain-containing protein yields MQTQIEILKTDVENVNDGVIVKVKGDIDSTTSTIFSNTIFDILNYDGKINIIADLENLRYINSTGLGAFLNITKTVRFKGGVFAICNINDNIKDVIDIIGASTSLNVYKNTDEALAALMKK; encoded by the coding sequence ATGCAAACGCAGATTGAGATTTTGAAGACGGATGTGGAAAATGTTAATGACGGGGTCATTGTAAAAGTTAAAGGCGATATCGACTCGACTACTTCAACGATTTTTTCAAATACGATATTTGATATTTTGAACTATGACGGAAAAATAAATATTATTGCCGATTTGGAAAATTTAAGGTATATTAACAGTACCGGTCTGGGAGCTTTTTTGAATATAACCAAAACCGTTCGGTTTAAAGGCGGCGTCTTTGCTATTTGCAATATAAACGATAATATTAAAGACGTAATTGATATTATAGGGGCGTCGACATCGTTAAATGTTTATAAAAATACGGACGAAGCGCTTGCCGCTTTGATGAAAAAATAA
- a CDS encoding ATP-binding protein — MPSVLLSEEFDEVAFLRFLEDENFESGAELFSCFEKIVSSSRKFVILDAGAADDIPDDVLLKIFDFASKIGIKYFHKLCFVGRSRNLQKKIEVTKQSTFLKFFYNVNDAINYFYWDFCKNRDTVNIRIPADLEFVPSIRGCVSDFAELCGISKKTVFQIEMIVDELCNNAIEHGAQDECKAIEVLCSIGENKVEINVYNGYSFKAMKGKTGHEIEKSMEKWADSPNKTENDFRGRGLALVKKLSDDFEINSSFDGTWVHVVKKKGESDYANAD; from the coding sequence ATGCCGTCGGTACTTTTAAGCGAAGAATTTGACGAAGTCGCGTTTTTAAGATTTCTTGAAGACGAGAATTTTGAAAGCGGCGCGGAACTTTTCAGTTGTTTTGAAAAAATAGTTTCTTCTTCCCGTAAGTTTGTGATTTTGGACGCAGGGGCTGCCGACGATATTCCCGACGACGTTCTCTTGAAAATATTTGATTTTGCAAGTAAAATAGGGATAAAGTATTTTCATAAGTTGTGTTTTGTTGGACGCTCAAGAAATTTGCAAAAAAAGATAGAAGTGACAAAACAAAGTACTTTTTTAAAATTCTTTTACAATGTAAACGATGCAATAAATTATTTTTATTGGGATTTTTGTAAAAACCGCGATACCGTTAATATAAGAATACCCGCGGATTTGGAGTTTGTGCCGTCTATAAGAGGCTGTGTATCGGATTTTGCGGAATTGTGCGGGATTTCAAAGAAAACGGTGTTTCAGATAGAGATGATAGTGGACGAGTTGTGTAACAACGCGATAGAACACGGGGCTCAAGACGAATGTAAAGCTATAGAAGTTCTATGTTCCATTGGAGAAAACAAAGTAGAGATAAATGTTTATAACGGATATTCTTTCAAAGCGATGAAAGGGAAAACCGGACACGAGATAGAAAAAAGTATGGAAAAATGGGCCGATTCCCCCAATAAAACCGAAAACGATTTCAGAGGGAGGGGTTTGGCTTTGGTAAAAAAACTTTCAGATGATTTTGAGATAAACAGTTCATTTGACGGAACGTGGGTTCATGTGGTAAAAAAGAAAGGGGAATCTGATTATGCAAACGCAGATTGA
- a CDS encoding ATP-binding protein — translation MSCTAKNSKCFLLSIPALEKYIPLARRYIVEVLMAYGLGSGFLYQMEIVIDELCGKISNMIKKQTTGSWLDIKFEIGGDGLLFDILEQNSSENNVICTEEGGILQEFGIGSPEICLIERYSDSAILRLRGGRITNVKITRAVKVD, via the coding sequence ATGTCCTGTACGGCGAAGAATAGCAAGTGTTTTTTACTGTCGATTCCGGCGCTTGAAAAATATATTCCTTTAGCGAGAAGGTATATCGTAGAAGTGCTGATGGCTTATGGTTTAGGCAGCGGATTTTTGTATCAAATGGAAATAGTTATCGACGAATTGTGCGGTAAGATTTCTAATATGATAAAAAAACAGACGACAGGATCTTGGCTTGATATAAAATTTGAGATAGGCGGAGACGGACTTTTGTTTGATATTTTGGAGCAAAACAGTTCGGAAAATAACGTTATCTGTACGGAAGAAGGCGGAATACTGCAGGAGTTCGGCATAGGTTCCCCCGAAATATGTCTGATTGAAAGATATTCTGACAGCGCGATATTGCGGTTGCGCGGCGGCAGGATTACAAATGTCAAAATAACACGAGCCGTAAAGGTAGATTAA
- the glgB gene encoding 1,4-alpha-glucan branching protein GlgB, giving the protein MSADINGVLSDGDIAALCGSSVRDPFSILGMHPCDRGVSIRAVYYGAACVKVYDGKGKFIADMFHIEGTPVFTLLLEDKKKVFKYELEIYYGDGFIKRTADPYSFLPVLTDEDLYLFNEGNNRYIFEKMGSHLMSIDGVEGVHFAVWAPNAQRVAVVGDFNLWDGRAHPMRPIGSSGVWEIFIPALKEGTVYKYEIRKAGSGHLVLKADPYGISQQAFPYHGSVVSSTKNYKWSDQEWILSRQDKGQWHREPMSIYEMHLGSWKKSGRNEEGDYYNYREIAKLLVPYIKEMGYTHVEFMPVQDHPFVPSWGYQVGGFYAVNHRFGSPQDFQYLVDILHQNNIGVILDWVPGHFPKDEYALSFFDGTHLYEHSDPREGEHRDWGTLIFNYGRHEVRNFLVANAVYWISQYHIDGLRIDAVASMLYRDYSRKHGEWLPNAHGGNENLEAIGFLQQVNWVVHNSFPGVITIAEESTMFPGVTAPVEYGGLGFSFKWNMGWMHDTLDYFKQDPVNRKYHQGDLTYCLWYAFSEKFMLVLSHDEVVHGKRSLLEKMPGDDWKKFANLRLLYGFMYGHPGKKICFMGAEFGMRNEWYEKRQIDWFLLDESVNGVYHSKINKMVKDLNGFYVKNCAMWEDDISHEGFEWVDYNDRDNCVIAFVRKSKSQKKKFLFAFNFTPVIRYGYRLGISYDARFKEVFNSNAAEYGGEGLGNGSKAISTKKESSQGKEFTLEIDLPPLAFLIFEFE; this is encoded by the coding sequence ATGAGTGCGGATATAAACGGAGTTTTATCAGACGGCGACATAGCGGCGTTGTGCGGCAGTTCGGTTAGAGACCCTTTTTCGATTTTGGGTATGCATCCCTGCGACAGAGGCGTTTCCATTCGCGCCGTTTATTACGGAGCGGCTTGCGTTAAGGTTTATGACGGTAAGGGAAAGTTCATCGCCGATATGTTTCATATAGAAGGAACGCCTGTCTTTACTCTCTTGCTTGAAGATAAAAAGAAAGTTTTCAAATACGAACTGGAAATTTATTACGGCGACGGGTTTATAAAAAGAACCGCCGACCCGTATTCGTTTCTTCCGGTTCTTACCGACGAGGATTTGTATTTGTTCAACGAAGGCAATAATCGCTATATTTTTGAAAAGATGGGTTCTCATTTAATGTCGATAGACGGCGTTGAAGGAGTGCATTTTGCGGTTTGGGCGCCAAACGCCCAAAGAGTCGCCGTTGTCGGCGATTTTAATTTATGGGACGGGCGCGCCCATCCGATGCGTCCGATTGGAAGTTCGGGCGTTTGGGAAATTTTCATCCCTGCGCTTAAAGAGGGAACGGTTTACAAATACGAAATAAGAAAAGCCGGTTCCGGGCATTTGGTTCTTAAAGCCGACCCTTACGGAATATCGCAGCAGGCTTTTCCTTATCACGGTTCGGTCGTAAGTTCCACCAAAAATTACAAGTGGAGCGACCAGGAGTGGATTTTGAGTCGTCAAGACAAAGGTCAGTGGCATAGAGAACCTATGTCTATTTATGAAATGCATTTGGGAAGTTGGAAAAAAAGCGGTCGCAACGAAGAAGGCGATTATTACAATTACCGCGAAATCGCCAAACTTCTTGTTCCGTACATAAAAGAAATGGGATACACGCACGTAGAATTTATGCCCGTGCAAGATCATCCGTTTGTGCCCAGTTGGGGCTATCAGGTAGGAGGGTTTTATGCGGTAAATCACCGCTTCGGATCTCCGCAGGACTTTCAATATTTGGTGGATATTCTTCACCAAAACAACATCGGAGTAATTTTGGATTGGGTGCCGGGGCATTTCCCAAAAGACGAATACGCTCTGTCGTTTTTTGACGGGACGCATTTGTACGAGCATTCAGATCCGCGAGAAGGCGAACACAGAGACTGGGGAACGCTTATTTTCAATTACGGGCGGCACGAAGTACGCAATTTTTTGGTGGCGAACGCGGTTTATTGGATTTCACAATATCACATAGACGGTTTGAGAATCGACGCGGTCGCGAGTATGCTTTATCGAGATTACAGCAGAAAGCATGGCGAATGGCTTCCCAACGCTCACGGCGGCAACGAAAATTTGGAAGCGATAGGGTTTTTGCAACAAGTAAATTGGGTCGTCCATAATTCGTTTCCCGGAGTAATAACAATCGCCGAAGAATCTACTATGTTTCCGGGCGTAACCGCCCCTGTCGAATACGGCGGGCTCGGCTTCTCGTTTAAGTGGAATATGGGTTGGATGCACGACACTCTGGATTATTTCAAACAAGACCCTGTCAATAGAAAATACCATCAGGGCGATTTGACGTATTGCTTGTGGTATGCGTTTTCCGAAAAATTTATGCTTGTTCTTTCGCATGACGAAGTTGTACACGGAAAAAGAAGTTTGCTTGAAAAAATGCCCGGCGACGATTGGAAAAAATTTGCAAATCTGCGTTTGTTGTACGGATTTATGTATGGGCATCCCGGCAAAAAAATCTGCTTTATGGGCGCGGAATTCGGTATGCGAAACGAATGGTACGAAAAGCGTCAAATCGACTGGTTCTTGCTTGACGAAAGCGTTAACGGAGTTTATCATTCAAAAATCAATAAAATGGTTAAAGACTTGAACGGATTTTACGTTAAAAACTGCGCGATGTGGGAAGACGATATTTCGCACGAGGGTTTTGAATGGGTTGATTATAACGACCGCGACAACTGTGTAATCGCGTTTGTCCGCAAGTCCAAATCGCAGAAGAAAAAATTTCTGTTTGCGTTTAATTTCACACCGGTCATTCGTTACGGCTATCGTTTGGGAATTTCTTACGACGCCCGCTTCAAAGAAGTTTTCAACTCAAACGCCGCCGAATACGGAGGAGAGGGATTAGGAAACGGCTCAAAGGCGATTTCAACGAAAAAAGAATCGTCGCAAGGCAAAGAATTTACCCTTGAAATTGATTTGCCGCCGCTTGCGTTTCTTATTTTTGAGTTTGAATAG
- a CDS encoding T9SS type A sorting domain-containing protein — protein MKKKLILSLSAVAAAATVVCAHLPSMYDARFQIDRERERLSNSPKTRATYSNKGTWNEATSYSGNYANFEGDTVSYGTWNGKTLWWWTKFWTKGDKPGETGSEGGTSPWVLVNSLSATGNGKVNYQWKGWDGNSPSESAPFVATWRNGAKGAYSMTHDDIGSMPFNNSVTPAYLLGREPKYEQIKQSWGVYVDMMDDSEWDLALKMVTDGHEMFNHSWDHTSAADQWQWFYPTTVVPSHDPSIPPAIRGLTVVGTWGNASQAGLAWPVPATVDFESELVTVKATPYWTAVAPSTEPVGGDACGGESGTGCPRLVIEPVVTAKAGTETITLPSGKKAYVKYTKKSNLLDDPDLDYSRADIVNEGKIAATGVTWYDIAQLTQYGNGWTHQYVAADQGSPGFVAKIMCYSAWDATDMQRNMKQANDKINEKIYDRIENPGKYFRVGKKSEYFGYPMDAYSETSHKKLEDYGIPAARGGAKSGVPMPGDFFHPYRIDFDAFYIEKSDWNPSKQGAGYVYPDNAHVRLGLNEMIDKIIETKGYMVREFHAVADIAEGAWYNNEHNSMWPINSPAKEMGGWWGGITKFQLRAHYDYLSQKIDAKELVVYTASEAVTYRMTANAVSGANLSGTTLTATLNNSNDPGNMYYDEVSFIVQIDATELNVEYTGGKGNPRLAPKNLGNGYWSVNFNPYVSTSVNLIPGQAFEDPIVVTPGFDPDDVDIPGPGDDCDPFDPNCNGSAIFNVKDKKTGVLAFTGIRNGQINLRLNAGNYSVELYNLQGRMVGKQNISAINGVNATGLRTDNLSKGIFILNVKQAGASLLQHKIMIK, from the coding sequence GCAAATTTTGAGGGTGATACCGTTTCGTACGGCACTTGGAATGGTAAAACGCTTTGGTGGTGGACTAAATTCTGGACAAAGGGTGACAAACCCGGAGAAACTGGTTCCGAAGGCGGAACGTCTCCTTGGGTGCTTGTCAATTCTCTTTCGGCAACCGGCAATGGTAAAGTGAATTACCAATGGAAGGGTTGGGACGGAAACAGTCCGTCCGAATCGGCTCCGTTTGTAGCGACTTGGAGAAACGGCGCGAAAGGCGCATACTCTATGACTCACGACGATATAGGTTCTATGCCGTTTAATAATTCGGTAACTCCGGCTTATTTACTGGGACGTGAACCCAAATACGAACAAATTAAGCAGTCTTGGGGCGTGTATGTGGATATGATGGACGATTCGGAATGGGATTTGGCGCTTAAAATGGTAACCGACGGACATGAAATGTTTAACCACTCATGGGACCACACTTCCGCCGCAGACCAGTGGCAATGGTTTTACCCTACGACGGTAGTTCCCTCTCATGATCCGTCGATTCCTCCGGCTATACGCGGACTTACGGTTGTCGGAACATGGGGAAATGCTTCGCAAGCCGGACTAGCATGGCCCGTTCCGGCTACGGTTGATTTTGAAAGTGAATTGGTTACGGTTAAAGCTACGCCTTACTGGACAGCCGTCGCTCCTTCCACCGAACCCGTAGGCGGCGACGCTTGCGGAGGAGAATCTGGTACTGGCTGTCCCAGATTGGTTATAGAACCTGTCGTTACGGCGAAAGCCGGAACCGAAACGATTACTCTTCCCAGCGGGAAAAAAGCGTATGTGAAATATACGAAAAAATCTAATTTGCTTGATGATCCCGACCTTGATTATTCAAGAGCGGACATTGTAAACGAAGGTAAAATCGCCGCTACGGGGGTTACTTGGTACGATATAGCACAGTTAACGCAATACGGAAACGGCTGGACGCACCAATATGTCGCTGCTGATCAAGGGTCTCCGGGATTTGTCGCCAAGATTATGTGTTACAGTGCTTGGGATGCGACGGATATGCAGAGAAATATGAAACAGGCGAACGATAAAATTAACGAGAAAATTTATGATCGTATTGAGAACCCTGGTAAATATTTCAGAGTCGGAAAGAAAAGCGAGTATTTCGGTTATCCTATGGACGCGTATAGTGAAACGTCTCACAAAAAATTGGAAGATTACGGAATTCCCGCTGCGCGCGGAGGAGCAAAATCCGGTGTTCCGATGCCGGGAGATTTCTTCCATCCGTATAGAATAGACTTTGATGCTTTCTATATTGAAAAAAGTGATTGGAATCCTTCTAAACAAGGTGCCGGCTACGTATATCCCGATAACGCTCACGTGCGTTTGGGATTAAACGAAATGATAGATAAAATCATTGAAACAAAAGGTTATATGGTTCGTGAGTTCCACGCCGTAGCGGATATTGCCGAAGGCGCATGGTACAACAACGAACACAACAGCATGTGGCCTATTAACTCTCCTGCAAAGGAAATGGGCGGCTGGTGGGGCGGTATCACCAAATTCCAGTTGAGAGCGCATTACGATTATTTGAGTCAAAAGATTGATGCGAAAGAGTTGGTTGTCTATACCGCTTCGGAAGCGGTTACGTATCGTATGACGGCAAACGCGGTAAGCGGCGCTAATTTGAGCGGAACTACGCTTACGGCTACACTTAACAATTCTAATGATCCGGGTAATATGTATTACGACGAAGTTTCGTTTATCGTGCAGATAGATGCGACTGAATTGAATGTCGAATATACTGGAGGCAAAGGAAATCCGCGGCTTGCTCCGAAAAATCTCGGAAACGGTTATTGGTCTGTCAATTTTAACCCGTATGTTTCTACGAGTGTAAATCTTATACCGGGTCAGGCGTTTGAAGACCCAATCGTAGTTACCCCGGGCTTTGACCCTGATGACGTAGATATTCCGGGACCGGGCGATGACTGTGATCCGTTTGATCCGAATTGCAACGGCAGCGCTATTTTCAACGTCAAGGATAAAAAGACGGGAGTTTTGGCGTTTACGGGAATAAGAAACGGACAGATTAACCTTCGTCTCAACGCAGGAAATTACTCGGTCGAACTTTACAACCTGCAAGGTCGTATGGTCGGCAAACAGAATATCAGTGCGATAAACGGCGTAAACGCTACCGGTTTGAGAACGGATAACCTTTCAAAAGGGATATTTATTCTTAACGTGAAACAGGCCGGCGCTTCACTGTTGCAGCATAAGATAATGATTAAGTAA